A single region of the Oculatellaceae cyanobacterium genome encodes:
- a CDS encoding Glu/Leu/Phe/Val dehydrogenase, with protein sequence MSKSLLSDASQILEKALKYVSISDDAIEHLKYPQASLAVSIPVRMDDGSLKVFQGYRVRYDNTRGPTKGGIRYHPNVSMDEVQSLAFWMTFKCAVLNLPFGGAKGGITLNPKALSRMELERLSRGYINAIADFIGPDIDIPAPDVYTNPMIMGWMMDQYSIIQRKITPAVVTGKPISMGGSLGRDTATATGAFFVIERIMSKLDRHPQETTVAVQGFGNAGSVIADLLSKAGYKVVAVSDSQGAIYAKKGLDIPSIRQYKLSSKGMKAVYCQDTVCNIVEHESLTNEELLALDVDILVPAALENQITETNVHNIKAKYIFEVANGPISFAADEILAEKQVLVVPDILANAGGVTVSYFEWVQNRSGLYWTIDEVNQKLQQKMVEETEHIWKITQDLSVSMRTAAYIHALNRLGEAINSKGTRDYYLNGKNYY encoded by the coding sequence TATCAATTTCCGATGATGCTATTGAACATTTAAAATATCCCCAAGCAAGTTTAGCTGTTTCCATTCCAGTACGCATGGATGACGGTTCTTTAAAAGTATTTCAAGGCTATCGGGTGCGCTACGACAATACCAGAGGGCCAACCAAAGGAGGAATAAGATATCATCCCAATGTTTCAATGGATGAAGTGCAATCATTAGCATTTTGGATGACATTTAAATGTGCCGTTTTAAACTTACCTTTTGGTGGTGCGAAAGGTGGAATTACTCTTAATCCCAAAGCATTATCGCGGATGGAATTAGAGAGATTAAGTAGGGGATATATAAATGCGATCGCAGATTTTATCGGCCCTGATATTGATATCCCTGCACCTGACGTTTATACCAACCCAATGATTATGGGTTGGATGATGGATCAATACAGCATTATTCAGCGAAAAATTACTCCCGCCGTTGTCACAGGTAAACCCATTTCAATGGGAGGTAGTTTAGGCAGAGACACCGCAACAGCAACCGGAGCATTTTTTGTCATCGAAAGGATTATGTCTAAACTAGATAGACATCCTCAAGAAACAACAGTAGCCGTGCAAGGTTTTGGTAATGCTGGATCTGTGATTGCAGATTTACTATCAAAAGCTGGTTATAAAGTCGTTGCCGTAAGTGATTCTCAAGGCGCTATCTATGCCAAAAAAGGCTTAGATATTCCCAGCATTCGCCAATATAAATTATCTAGTAAAGGCATGAAAGCCGTTTACTGCCAAGACACAGTTTGTAACATTGTTGAGCATGAATCACTTACTAACGAAGAACTTTTAGCTTTAGATGTAGACATTCTTGTGCCAGCAGCATTAGAAAACCAAATTACTGAAACTAATGTCCATAATATTAAAGCCAAGTACATTTTTGAAGTAGCTAACGGGCCAATCTCTTTTGCTGCTGACGAAATCTTAGCAGAAAAACAAGTTTTAGTTGTACCTGATATATTAGCGAATGCAGGTGGTGTTACAGTTAGCTATTTTGAATGGGTACAAAATCGCAGTGGACTTTATTGGACAATAGATGAAGTCAATCAAAAATTGCAACAAAAAATGGTAGAAGAAACTGAGCATATTTGGAAAATTACTCAGGACTTATCTGTTTCCATGCGAACAGCAGCATATATTCATGCCTTAAATAGGCTGGGAGAAGCCATCAATTCCAAGGGTACTAGAGACTATTACCTCAACGGTAAAAACTATTATTAA
- a CDS encoding type IV pilin-like G/H family protein: MKITFNQPTLMLKAFNSSKLIIFRVILALLIGIPINTQSSLAKTVEQPPIATKHQKLLTQLLGKWQAQDPASGKIVTLVFTPKNQLFIVLQQENQASTAIKMGYKINFTTKPMQIDIIIDNEQKVTTIFELTQGKLHLELEGTTPGQTRPTAFSAKSSFFAKISNETTLPKDVQVVEPDAQANKSRRSIAEQYLDILNKAQQAYYIKTGKFAADLDELGIITNSETEFYRYRIIPDGDLNKSVSITAQAKTTEFQSYTSVVFAKQNNGKTTTSAGICITTKPSTLPPTILRPFELSEIQCPVGSHLVR, from the coding sequence ATGAAAATAACCTTTAACCAACCCACCTTGATGCTTAAAGCTTTTAATTCAAGCAAATTAATTATATTTAGAGTAATTTTAGCTTTGCTGATTGGGATACCAATCAATACTCAATCATCACTAGCAAAAACAGTTGAACAACCTCCAATAGCTACAAAACATCAAAAATTATTAACACAATTGCTAGGAAAATGGCAAGCACAAGATCCCGCATCCGGTAAAATAGTAACGCTGGTTTTTACACCAAAAAATCAATTATTTATTGTTTTACAGCAAGAAAATCAAGCTTCTACAGCTATTAAGATGGGTTACAAAATTAATTTTACAACTAAACCCATGCAAATAGATATTATTATTGATAACGAGCAAAAAGTTACGACAATTTTTGAATTAACTCAAGGAAAGCTACATCTAGAATTAGAGGGAACCACCCCTGGACAAACTAGACCTACGGCTTTTAGTGCTAAATCTAGCTTCTTCGCAAAAATATCCAATGAAACAACATTACCTAAAGATGTTCAAGTAGTAGAACCTGATGCTCAAGCAAATAAATCTAGACGAAGTATAGCAGAACAATACCTTGATATATTAAACAAAGCACAGCAAGCTTATTACATCAAAACCGGAAAATTTGCCGCAGACTTAGATGAACTTGGTATTATAACTAACTCAGAGACTGAGTTTTACCGCTATCGCATTATCCCTGATGGCGATCTTAATAAGAGTGTTAGCATAACGGCTCAAGCAAAAACTACTGAATTTCAAAGTTATACTAGCGTTGTATTTGCAAAACAAAATAATGGTAAAACTACTACAAGTGCAGGCATTTGTATAACTACTAAGCCTTCTACATTACCGCCGACAATCTTAAGACCTTTTGAATTATCAGAAATTCAATGCCCAGTAGGTTCACATTTAGTACGCTAA